Genomic DNA from Peribacillus simplex NBRC 15720 = DSM 1321:
GACAGTCCTGCCCGTGACATCCGTAAGATATATTCCCTTCCCTTCCTTAAAGATGAAACTTGGACCATCTGCCTGCTGTTGTTCGATTGCCGTAGTCGGATGAATAAAATGCTTTTTATCCAAATCGATTAATTCCTGAATACCCGTCGTCTCTTTAATCATGTAAAAAACACCCTTCTCATGTAAGATTTTTTTCAAGTTAGTTAATTTTTATATTTATATATATAGATATAGCAAGATGCATGCCAAATTATATGAGCCTTATATTAAAGGTATTCAAGTTTAAATGATTCATATATAAATCAATAGATGCATGTGTTGATTCATATATAAATCATTTGATTCATATTCGAATCATTTAATTCCCATTCATTAGATTACATGCATTTTTTCGAATCCCCCTCTTTATTTTCTAAATGATGTTATAAAACCTGACACACAATGTTGAATTTTCGGAAGATTTGTATTATTATCATGTTAATATTTTTTCATTCCCTTTGAGCCGCTATGTTAATCTAAACGAAAGAAGTTGATATATATGCAGGTAGGATTTGAACTGTACCAAAAACAAACCTTGAAATTGTCATTAACCCCTGAATTACAGCAATCGATCAATATCCTTCAATATTCCACCCATGAACTAATAGATTTCATAAACCGGCAGGCACACGAAAATCCCGTTCTCGAAATTAGCTTTAAAGAACCCCTCGCATCACTTACTGAATCTAGCATTCGGACACAAAAAATAAATTCTCAGATACGTGGATCCTCCTCTATAAGTAAAAGTTTCAACGGAGACAATGATTACAATCCAATCAACAATTATTCAATCAACACAGAAACACTGGAAGGCCATTTACTGGAACAATTGAGTTTACTAAGTTCGTTGAAAGCATTTGAAAAAAAGATTCTCCGATTTTTGTTTGGGAACTTAAATGATTATGGATTTCTTGAATTGGATGCCAATTGGGCTGCCTCGCATTTTTCCGTATCCGTGGAAGAAATAGAAAATATGATTCACGTATTGCAATCCCTTGACCCAATAGGAGTCGGGGCTAAAGATCTGACCGATTGTTTACTCATTCAGCTGCGTGAGCATGAGGATCACAATGAATTGGCGTATAAGATCGTTAAAAAGCACTTAACAGATTTAGCAGAAAAACGCTTCAGGAAAATTGCCGCCCTTTACCAAGTGACCATTCAGGAAGTACAAGAGGCCTCGGATTTAATCCGTACGTTAAACCCGCGTCCCGTCAGTCACTATTCCAATGATATGACTCATTACATCGTTCCGGACGTTTACGTGGAAAAAGAAAAAGAAGGTTTTCTGATAACAGTCAACGATAGCTGCACACCTAAACTTTCCATCAACCCTTACTACAAGAACCAAATCGCTATGAATCCTGATAATCCAGCTAAAGATTATATAAAGGGGCACATAAACGATGCCCAATTACTTTTAAAAGGGCTCGAACAAAGGCAAATGACACTTTACAAAGTGACAGCATCAATCGTGGACGAGCAGCAAGAGTTTTTCATGAAGGGAATTACGGGATTAAAACCTATGACATTGAAGGACATTTCGGAAAAACTTCAGCTTCATGAATCGACAATCAGCAGGGCGACGAGCAATAAATATATCCAGACTCCGCATGGCCTCTTTAAACTAAGGAACTTCTTTACTAGAGGGTTAAACCGCGTGAACAGCCAAGCAGCCGAATCAACGACCACCATCAAAGAAAAAATAAAGGTCTTGATTGCCGATGAAGATAAAATAAAGCCTTTTTCAGATCAGAAACTTTGTCAAATATTCGAAAATGAAGGGACGAAGATCTCTCGCCGTACTATTGCAAAATACCGTGAAGATCTCGGAATACCCGGATCTTCAAAACGGCGCAGATTTTAAAATCAAACCAAATTTTGTTTTATATGTTGTGTCCACATTATGGAATAACGTATTTTAAAAGACTCTTACAAAGGATGTATCTATCGTAAGAGTCTTCTATATTTTCACTGCTTCATATCATTTTTTTGTAAAATAATCACCTCACAACAAAAAACCCCTGAACCAGGGGCTTAATAAACAAGGTTTGTAACAAAAAATATAGTTTTATTTATTGCCCCATTTATCCTCGAAAATAAGTTCATCCATCGGCCTTCTTTTTTCCCAATTAGCAAGTTCAAGAATGGGTTTATCCGGATATTGATCCGTATAGCCAATCGACAGGAGTGCAACAGGTTCTATATGCGGCGGAATCTCCAAAATATCTCGAATGTCATTTTTCTTATAAAAGCTTACCCATCCCATTGCCAATCCTTCAGCACAAGCAGCCAGCCACATATTTTGAATCGCGCAGGCTGTGGATAGGATATCGGTTTCCGGAATGGAGTTCCTCCCTAAAACATGGGAGCCACCCCGTGTCGGGTCGCATGTAACACAAATGGTGTATGGTGCTTCTTTTAACCCTTCCACTTTCAAACTAAGAAACTTATTTTCTTTACCTCCTTCATAATGAATTGCGAGTGCCCTTCTTTCTTTATCCGCTGCCCATGCCAAACTGTTCTTGGTTTCCTGAGATGAAATCACGATGAAACTCCAAGGTTGCATGAATCCTACAGACGGCGCATGATGTGCAGCATCCAAAATTCTGCGGAGTATATCCTTTGAAATGGGCTTAGGCAAAAAACTCCTGATATCCCTTCGGTTATAAATGGCTTTATATACGGCAGCTTGTTCTTCATTAGTAAACATAGTTTCCCCCCCATGTTTCCGGCTCCCCAGAAATTTATCTAAACATACACTATATTTTATAGGTAAACCCTTACAATTAAAAGCGAGATCCAGATATCTCCGGATTCAGCTCGTTCCGTCCACAACAAGACTCGCTCTTTCTTGGTGCGCGCCCACATAGAGATCTTCATGAACCATCCAATTATCCTCCCACATTTGACGCGCATCTTCACCATCCCGCTCAAGGCCCCGTTTCAAACGCTGATCACGGGGACATTCCACCCAAATCGTGAAATCATGGTATCCTGCCAATTCTTTTCGGATAGAATACGTTCCTTCTATAATGACAAGGCCTTTAGCAGGAACCTCATGCCATTCGGCCATAGTGTCCGTTTCCCAATCATACCTTTGATACCTTGCTTCCCTCCCTTTTGTAAGCGGTTTCAGGACTTGGTTATAAACCCGTTCCCAATCATAATCCGCACCAACCTGCTTTTGGGATGGAGGCAGTTGAATCCTATCCGATGATGGCAAATAAAAATCATCCATATGAACGACCGCGCTACCTGGACATTCTGATTGGATACGGGAAGCGAGTGTACTTTTTCCAGACCCGCCCCGGCCATCTATGGCCACTATATAGAGAAATCGTTTTTTGGAAATTCCGTGAATTTCAGCTATAAGACTGCTAATCGTATACTGTCCATTAAGTGTTGGAAAGTTCATAAGCATTCCCCCTATACTTCTTATTTCTATTCATCCTCCCTTAAATTCCTTCCTTGAGAGGATAAAGTGAAAATATTAAGAAGAAGGTGCTGGTATTGAATAAAATCCAATTTGCAATGACTGTCGATTTGAATACGCCATTCGGATCTGCGATTGAAACCCGACATCGAGGCATCACAGAAAAATGGCTTATCGGCTGTATGCTGCCAATTCGGATTAGATGAAGAAAATGAATTGCCCGTTGCGGGTCTGTTTCTCGCAGATTTTTCTGAACTTCAAACTTAGCTTTCCATGGATACTAAAGGCCATTCCCCAATAGGTTTTCCTGTTCTGCGAGCATCACGGCTATCTTATCTTGGATTGCCGTGATGCCTTTTTCTTCTACAAAATTATTCAATATGATCGAAAATATGACTTTTTCCCCCCTTTTGGTCGTCACATAACCTGATAAGGAGCTCGTTCCTGAAATCGTCCCTGTTTTCGCGCGAACATTCCCGGCTGCATATGTCCCTTTCATCCTCTTTCTTAGCGTACCGCCCACCATCCGATTTTCGTTGCCTGCAATCGGCAAAGCATTCAAGTAAGCAGGAAACCACGTTTTTTCCTGTACGGCATACAGCAGCTTCGTTATTTCATTCGCTGGGATCATATTGACTTGGGAAATGCCAGATCCATCACGCATCATGATCGTTTGCATATTGAGACCCATACTCTTCATCTGATTTCGAGCAACCTTCAAACCATCTTTCCAGCTTCCCTCCCCTTCTGCCTCTTTGCCCATTTCTTTCACCAAAACCTCGGCATGGCTGTTATTGCTCAATTTCATGAAAGGAATAAGCATTTGTGAAAGCGGCATGGACTGATGAGTGGCAATCATTTCCGCTCCTACTGGCGTTTTCCCTTTTTTCCTTTTTCCCAACACTTTAATTCCATGTTTCTTCATTGATTTTTCAAATAGGCTCAGGGCATATTCTGTTGGATCTTTCACCGAGATCCACTCTTTAATCACACCGGCATGCACCGGAATGGTCCCGGTCACCGTAATGACTTGTGTGCCATGAGACCGTTCGACTTCAATTTTTTTATCGCCGTCTTCCGATTCAGTTTTCGTTTTGTTGATGACCTTCACGTAATCCGTTTCCGGCTTCAGCTTCACCGTTGCCCTTTTACCAGCCTTTCCCCCAGGGGTTATCTCCAAGATGATGGTACCGGTATCGTAGTCTTCATTCGGGGAAGCGGTTAAAGCTGAAACGGCTGCTCCGTAATATTCCTGTTCATCGCTCCAAACTAAATCTTGGGAATAGCGAACATCATCATACCAGGAATCATCGCCTATAAGATCCCCATGAACCAGCTTAACTTGCCTGTGCTTCAGTGTAGCTGCCAGCTCATCAAAATCCTTTTCCAATAAGGTAGGATCGCCTTTTCCCTTCAGGTATACATTCCCCTGCAGAACATGGCCACCCTGCACTCCTTTTATGTATAGTTCCGTTTGAAAAGCATGATCTTCCCCTAAAGTTTCCAGCGCAGCTGCTGCAGTCAATAGCTTAAGGTTCGAAGCAGGCCGCAATCTCGTTTTCGACCCCCGTTCATAAATCATTTCCCCCGTTTCAGCTGAACGGATGGAAATTCCCGTCAACGCCCCAGCCAATCCCGGCGAATCATTCAATATTTGTTGAATTTTCTGCCCAAGGTTTCCATCCTCATTAGCAGCCTGCATCGATTCTCCATCAAAAAAACAAATCCAAAACAGGAAGAATATAAAACTCAACTTCCTTTTATATGTCAAACCTATCACTCCCACTCTAAAAACTCACCACTTCTATCTTGTCCATTTTACGGTCATATAAAAAGAAAAGATCCACTAGTTTATACATACTCAGGTAACCGCAGGATTATTCGGCCGCCACTCCATGGAATCCATCAGTGGTCCAGACTTTTCTTTTACATGTACGGATAATAGGGAACTTTTTTGTAAGATAATCCGTATAAGTATAAAGACATAGTAAGGAGTGAATATATGTATTCCAAGATACAGCCACCAACGAAGAAAATTTCCAAAGAATCAGTCAAGGTTTGGCGGATGACTGAAGCCATTACCAATCTTATTATCCTCGCCGTCCTTGGCATCCTATTATTTGTTGATGATTATTTCACTTGGAAAGAATGGATTGGATGGATTTTAAACGGACTTATCGTATTATCTTTTTTAAATGCATTCTGGTCCATCTTCATTGAACCGATTTTATTGCAAAAGTATTGGCGTTACGACGTGAACGAAGAATTCATTCAAACAAAACGTGGAGCCTGGAGTGAAACGCATGAACTCATTCCGATGACGAAGGTTCAATCCGTCAAATTGAACCAAGGACCGTTTTTGCGAAAATATAACCTTTATTCCCTAAGCATCGGAACAATGGGCGACTCTCATGACATACCTGCCATCCCCGAGAAAGAGGCGTATGAATTACGAGATAAAATTGCTCATTTCGCAAAAATTAAGGAAGTGGATTAACGATGGAAGAACTAACAAAACGATTACACCCTTTCAAAATCCCTTTCGAATTTTGGAAATTGCTGAAAGGAAATGTGTTTTTCATAATCATGCTTTATGTCCTGAATTTCGGTTCTGAAAAGATGTACATGAAGGTACTCCAAATCGGTTTTCTAGTTTATCTGATTTGGAAAGTCATTTATGTCATCCTTAAATGGTATACGTATACATACCAAATCAAAGAAGGTACCCTATATATTACTTCAGGGCTTATCTCGAAATCGTATCGAACTGTCCCGCTTCATAAGGTTCAGAATGTTCAGCAACGCACGACGTTATTTCATAAGATTTTCAGATTAACCTCTTTAACATTCGAAACCGGTATGACTGGTGATCAGGGTACCGTACCTTTCGAGATGATTTCCCGAAAAGAGGCCGAACGGCTTGAGGGAGAATATGCTTCAAAACAGGAACTTCCACTTATCGAAGTGGATATTCCCGAAGAACGAATAGCTGAGGATATTGAACCAATCAATGAAAAAACGATCCATTTCACGCCAAGCAAACAAGATGTGCTGAAAGCTTCCTTTACATCACTCAGCTTCCTGGCTCTTATCCCGATATTGGCTACGTTATATAATACACTCGATGACTTTATCGATTTGGAGAATGCCGAAGGGTTCCTTGCCAAGTTATTGGATACGTGGTGGATCATAACCATCGTTATTGCGGGCCTCATATGTGTCGCCGTTACCTTCGGAATCGTTTCCACCTTCGTTAAATATGGAAAATATGAAATTTCATCCGATCACGAGCGTATATATATCAAGAAAGGCGTACTGGATGAATCTGCTTTTTCCATTCAGAAAGAAAAAGTACAAGCAGTCGAAATCACCCAATCAATCATTAAAAGATTGCTAGGGTTGGCAGAAGTGAAACTGATCAGTGCAGGAAGCACGGGTGATGAAGAGCTGGAAACGAATACTCTTTATCCTTTTTTATCAATTGATCGGGCATATGGGATGGTAGAAGAGATTTTACCCGCATACAAAGTGGAACGGTCAATGGAGTCATTATCGAAACAGGCCTTCAAAATCCGAATGCTGCGGCCCAGCTTTTTCTGGATTCTTACAACATTGGCAATCTATTATTTCAAACCCTCCCTATGGTATATCTCGCTGACTCTACTCGTCCTCATTTATACATTGAGAATAATGGATTACAAGAATAGCCGTTACTTGTTAAATGATGAGTTCATTCAGTTCAAATCCGGAAGTTTGGAAACATCACTATTCATTACCAAAAGAAGCAAGGTCATTCAAATTGAGGTGGAATGTTCGAAGCTGCAAAAGCTTTTCGGGCTTGCCACAATTGAAACAATCAACCGCTCCAAGCCTGTACACCACACAAAGCTCCAAGATGTATCCGTTGAATATGCTGACGAGTTTTACACATGGTATATGGGCAGGACAAAAAATATCCAAGTCGAATAGTAATCAATGAATGAAAGAGTTGACCATCGCAGTCAGCTCTTTTTTTATCCACTATATATTCCCCCCTCATACATAGAATATATGTCGTCGACTCACGTCAAAATTAATATTGGGAATTTTCTAACTTGAAACTTCAAAAAAGTCAAAGCAGACCGAAATATCTATAGAAGCTTAAATTAATTTGAGGTATATAAGGAGAATTGTCCATATGAAAAGACTGACAGACTGGTATTTTAATTCGCTAAAAAAACAAATATTGATTCCTTTTTTAGCTTTGATCATGATAAGCGGAATGGCCATCTCTTACATGAGTTATAAAAATAGTATCGAGTTGACGACCCAGGAACTTACCGGAACGACGGAAGAGCAAGTCAAGTCCATGAACGATTCTTTCGAAATCTTCTTTCAAAAAACGGAAAATCAATTGGATAGGATCGGTAAGTATCCTATCATGAGTACTTATGGCAAGAACCCCGAATCCATAATAGATGAGTTTTCCCATACACAGTCAAGCAGTTCTGAAATAAATGGTTTATACCTTGGCACAGAGAAAAATGGAAAAACACTAATATTCCCAAAAGCTGAATTGCCGGCTGACTTCGACCCAAGACAAAGGGATTGGTATCAATCCGCATTGAAACAAAAAAACAAGACCATTTGGACGGAACCTTATACTGATCAGGCGACGAATACACTTGTCATTACGGCAGCAAAAGCCATATATGATGATCGTGATGAATTAATAGGCGTGCTCGGTGTCGGCATCTCGATCGATACATTGATCACGATGGTCAATCAAACGAAATTCGGCGAAACGGGCTATACGGTTTTGCTGGATAAGAAGGGGGCATTCGTTACACATCCAGACAAGGAAAAAATTCAACAGGATATATCAAAGGAAAATATTTTCAAGAAAATGAAAAGTGAATCCGGATCAATGATCGAGGAATTTGAAGGGCAAAGCCGGATCGTCGGATACGCCACAAATCCTACCACTGGATGGAGAATAGCAGGGGTAATGGATGAAAATGAAGTGCTCGTCCGTGCAAGCCCGATGATAATCGATAATATCATCACACTGTTGATTGTCTTTACGATCACTGCACTATCCGCCATCTTTATCACCCGTTCTTTAACGAATCCTATTAAAAAGCTGCAGGAATCCATACGGAAAATGGCTGACGGCGATTTCACATCCAAGAATTCCATTTCCAGGAAAGATGAGATAGGGCAACTTGCAGAAGACACCAGCTTAATGACAAGGAATATGAGTCATATGTTAGGGGTTGTCAACAACCTTTCCGATAAAGTATCGGATTCCTCCATGACACTAGTGGCTAGCGCAGAAGAAAATTCAGCGGCGGCTAACGAGGTGGCCATGACGATGGAACAAATAGCGGCCGGTGCCATAGACCAAATTGAAGTCGGGCAGAATAACGAAATGGCAGTAAAGCTATTGGCTGACAAAATCAATGATCTTGAAGCGCAAGCGGGCAAAATGGCCACGGAATCCGAAAATATGTTCAAGGCTTCCGAAGACGGAATCACTCAAGTACAGGGCCTAAAACAACAATTCAATGAAACGTCCCTGATATCCAGCAAGATGAGTACGGCAGTCAAATCTTTGGATGCACGGTCCAATGATATTAGTGCGATAGTAAAGACCATAAGCGGGATTGCAGGACAAACGAATTTACTCGCTCTGAATGCTGCCATCGAAGCAGCTAGGGCTGGCGAGCACGGAAAAGGGTTTGCAGTTGTTGCCGATGAAGTGAAGAAATTGGCCGAACAAACGGAAAACTCACTGAAAGAAATCTCTGAAATCATTCAAGCCATGCAAACCGATACAACCAATACCGTTCATTTGATTGATCAAGTCAATCAAAAAGTCCATCTTCAGGATACTTCTGTAACGGATACGGAAAATGCCTTCAGTCACATTGCATCCATTATCGCAAACACATTCAGCAATTTTGATGAAATAAAAAAGATGATGAACGATATGGTAAACGAGGTCACAAGGATGGCGAACAATGCAGAAAAATTAAATTCGATCAGTCAGGAAACTGCAGCAGGAACTGAAGAAGTATCTGCTTCCGTAGAACAAACGAATGCTTCCATGGAACAATTAAATGCCCTGGCTAGTGAATTGGATGCCCTATCCCAGGAAATGCACAAAGAAATAAAGAAATTCACATTCTAATCAAAAAAAGGACGGGTCCTAAGGGATCCGTCCTTTTTTACTTACGACTTATAGAGTTCTTCTACTGTTCGTTAGCGTTTCATCGGTTTCAGTTATTCCTGAGTAAGAAGAACTGGATTTTCTCGCATCCGAATCGACTAATACAAGCAGCTTGCCACTCTTTACATCCGCTTCATAACGATTCGCTTCGTCTTCAGGTATGCCCATACCGATTAATGTACCAGCCAATCCTCCTGTACCAGCACCTACAGCCGCTCCGGCTAATGTTGCAGCAAGCGGCCCAGCTGCCAGTACCGGTCCGATTCCCGGAATCGCCAACGCACCCACACCTGCTAATAATCCGGCCGCACCACCCAAAATACCTCCGGTCGCCGCACCAGCTGCGAGCCCCTCTTCAACTTTTGTACCCGTTTCTTCATTCACTGACTTTAATTCTTCTTTATCTTTAGCTACCACTGAAATATCTTCACGATTATACCCTTGGGCCTGTAATGACTCAACAGCCTTTATGGCTTCTTCTCCAGTTTCATATACACCAATTATACGTTTATCCATATCTATCATCCTCCTTAAAGAATGTAAATTGTCGCTCCCCCTTTACATACCCCAGGGGATGAAAAGGCTAAACGTTATTTAACAGGAAAATATTTTTGAGTTAGCCCTTACTTGGAAAGGGTATATATAATAATAGTATGCATATTTTTAGGAGGTTTTCTTTTTGCTCATCGAGTTACTTAAAGATTTAGTATCTATTGACAGTTCATCGAAAGAAGGAGCTAACCAAGCAGTTGATTACTGTGCGGACTGGCTTAAAAAACAAGGAATTACCGTGAATGTGATTGTAAATAACGGTTATAAAATGCTTGTTAGCGAGATTGGCAGCGGAGATAAAACCCTAATTTGGAATGGCCATGTCGATGTTGTCAGCGGAACGCCGGATCAATTTTTCCCTGAGGTTCATGAAGGAAACTTATATGGACGCGGGACAGCCGATATGAAAGCTGGAGTTGCAGGGATGATGTGTGCATTTACCGATGTGAAAGATAAGGACTTAGGTTTGAAAATCCAGCTACAGATCGTATCAGATGAAGAGATTGGTGGCTTGAACTGTTCTGGATATTTAGCGAAACATGGCTATAGAGGGGACTTTGTAATCTGTGCTGAACCGACGCAATTGGGAATCGGACTCCAGGCGAAGGGTGCCCTTCGTCTCGATATTGAAGTATCCGGCAAATCGGCACACGGAAGCCGTCCATGGGAAGGCGTGAATGCAATTGAAAAGGCCTATGATCTCTATCAAAAAATAAAGGAACTTCCTTTCACCCGGGATCATACTCCCCTTTACTCTTCCCCTTCCCTTAACCTAGCAAAAATAAAAGGCGGGGATGTCTATAATAAGGTACCGGATGCCTGTTTGCTAAGTCTTGATATCCGCTATCTTCCTACGCAAACAATGGAAGAAATCATTGCTCAGATCGAAAGTGTGACAGGAACTAATGTCCACCTTAATATGTACAGTAAACCTGTAAAAACCGAAGAGTCCGACCCATTCATCACTCTGCTTCGCCCAATTATCGAAAGAAACACCAAGCAAGACGCTGTCATTTTTGGACAACACGGCTCCGCAGATACCGTTTTTTTTGCGGCATATGGTATCCCAGCCATTGAATTCGGACCAAAAGGTGAGAACTGGCATGGAGATAGGGAATACGTCAATCTTGAATCGGTAGCAGTCTATCAAAAAATGCTAGTCGATTTCGCTTCTGCATTCGTTTTAAATTAATCCAAATCATGAAAAAAGCCGGCATCACATAGATGTCGGCTTTTTCCATGTTCCGAATATCCTCTCCTACTAAAATAAACAGCATTCAATCGTCTATTATTACGTTGTTTTTTTACAAAATATACAGGACTTTAAAACCAGGGAATACATCTCCATATTTTACCTCATTAAACAGGATACGCCATAACACCAACACTATTTAACAAAAATACGCTTATACTGACATAATAAATAATATATTTACATTTAATAGATAAGTCCCTTTGTCCTAGTTTATATTACATTTATTTATCAAGGGAAACGATTTTGTAACACAATTACTATTCCACCGAAACATCTTTGTCATAAAGACCTGTTATTCTAAGTCTACGATTTAAAACAAAGGAGACTATTCATTTTGAAAAAAATACTACTTCCACTATTCACTGCTTTCTTCCTGGTATTTAGTTTTTCCGGAGTTTCATCGGCTGCTACTACTACATACAAAGTTAAAAGCGGCGACACACTATGGGGTATCGCCAATAAACATAATATAACAGTCAATCAACTCAAAAGTTGGAACAACCTAAAAAA
This window encodes:
- the rpoN gene encoding RNA polymerase factor sigma-54; translated protein: MQVGFELYQKQTLKLSLTPELQQSINILQYSTHELIDFINRQAHENPVLEISFKEPLASLTESSIRTQKINSQIRGSSSISKSFNGDNDYNPINNYSINTETLEGHLLEQLSLLSSLKAFEKKILRFLFGNLNDYGFLELDANWAASHFSVSVEEIENMIHVLQSLDPIGVGAKDLTDCLLIQLREHEDHNELAYKIVKKHLTDLAEKRFRKIAALYQVTIQEVQEASDLIRTLNPRPVSHYSNDMTHYIVPDVYVEKEKEGFLITVNDSCTPKLSINPYYKNQIAMNPDNPAKDYIKGHINDAQLLLKGLEQRQMTLYKVTASIVDEQQEFFMKGITGLKPMTLKDISEKLQLHESTISRATSNKYIQTPHGLFKLRNFFTRGLNRVNSQAAESTTTIKEKIKVLIADEDKIKPFSDQKLCQIFENEGTKISRRTIAKYREDLGIPGSSKRRRF
- the bluB gene encoding 5,6-dimethylbenzimidazole synthase encodes the protein MFTNEEQAAVYKAIYNRRDIRSFLPKPISKDILRRILDAAHHAPSVGFMQPWSFIVISSQETKNSLAWAADKERRALAIHYEGGKENKFLSLKVEGLKEAPYTICVTCDPTRGGSHVLGRNSIPETDILSTACAIQNMWLAACAEGLAMGWVSFYKKNDIRDILEIPPHIEPVALLSIGYTDQYPDKPILELANWEKRRPMDELIFEDKWGNK
- a CDS encoding uridine kinase family protein → MNFPTLNGQYTISSLIAEIHGISKKRFLYIVAIDGRGGSGKSTLASRIQSECPGSAVVHMDDFYLPSSDRIQLPPSQKQVGADYDWERVYNQVLKPLTKGREARYQRYDWETDTMAEWHEVPAKGLVIIEGTYSIRKELAGYHDFTIWVECPRDQRLKRGLERDGEDARQMWEDNWMVHEDLYVGAHQERASLVVDGTS
- the dacB gene encoding D-alanyl-D-alanine carboxypeptidase/D-alanyl-D-alanine-endopeptidase, which encodes MTYKRKLSFIFFLFWICFFDGESMQAANEDGNLGQKIQQILNDSPGLAGALTGISIRSAETGEMIYERGSKTRLRPASNLKLLTAAAALETLGEDHAFQTELYIKGVQGGHVLQGNVYLKGKGDPTLLEKDFDELAATLKHRQVKLVHGDLIGDDSWYDDVRYSQDLVWSDEQEYYGAAVSALTASPNEDYDTGTIILEITPGGKAGKRATVKLKPETDYVKVINKTKTESEDGDKKIEVERSHGTQVITVTGTIPVHAGVIKEWISVKDPTEYALSLFEKSMKKHGIKVLGKRKKGKTPVGAEMIATHQSMPLSQMLIPFMKLSNNSHAEVLVKEMGKEAEGEGSWKDGLKVARNQMKSMGLNMQTIMMRDGSGISQVNMIPANEITKLLYAVQEKTWFPAYLNALPIAGNENRMVGGTLRKRMKGTYAAGNVRAKTGTISGTSSLSGYVTTKRGEKVIFSIILNNFVEEKGITAIQDKIAVMLAEQENLLGNGL
- a CDS encoding PH domain-containing protein, which produces MYSKIQPPTKKISKESVKVWRMTEAITNLIILAVLGILLFVDDYFTWKEWIGWILNGLIVLSFLNAFWSIFIEPILLQKYWRYDVNEEFIQTKRGAWSETHELIPMTKVQSVKLNQGPFLRKYNLYSLSIGTMGDSHDIPAIPEKEAYELRDKIAHFAKIKEVD
- a CDS encoding PH domain-containing protein encodes the protein MEELTKRLHPFKIPFEFWKLLKGNVFFIIMLYVLNFGSEKMYMKVLQIGFLVYLIWKVIYVILKWYTYTYQIKEGTLYITSGLISKSYRTVPLHKVQNVQQRTTLFHKIFRLTSLTFETGMTGDQGTVPFEMISRKEAERLEGEYASKQELPLIEVDIPEERIAEDIEPINEKTIHFTPSKQDVLKASFTSLSFLALIPILATLYNTLDDFIDLENAEGFLAKLLDTWWIITIVIAGLICVAVTFGIVSTFVKYGKYEISSDHERIYIKKGVLDESAFSIQKEKVQAVEITQSIIKRLLGLAEVKLISAGSTGDEELETNTLYPFLSIDRAYGMVEEILPAYKVERSMESLSKQAFKIRMLRPSFFWILTTLAIYYFKPSLWYISLTLLVLIYTLRIMDYKNSRYLLNDEFIQFKSGSLETSLFITKRSKVIQIEVECSKLQKLFGLATIETINRSKPVHHTKLQDVSVEYADEFYTWYMGRTKNIQVE
- a CDS encoding methyl-accepting chemotaxis protein, translating into MKRLTDWYFNSLKKQILIPFLALIMISGMAISYMSYKNSIELTTQELTGTTEEQVKSMNDSFEIFFQKTENQLDRIGKYPIMSTYGKNPESIIDEFSHTQSSSSEINGLYLGTEKNGKTLIFPKAELPADFDPRQRDWYQSALKQKNKTIWTEPYTDQATNTLVITAAKAIYDDRDELIGVLGVGISIDTLITMVNQTKFGETGYTVLLDKKGAFVTHPDKEKIQQDISKENIFKKMKSESGSMIEEFEGQSRIVGYATNPTTGWRIAGVMDENEVLVRASPMIIDNIITLLIVFTITALSAIFITRSLTNPIKKLQESIRKMADGDFTSKNSISRKDEIGQLAEDTSLMTRNMSHMLGVVNNLSDKVSDSSMTLVASAEENSAAANEVAMTMEQIAAGAIDQIEVGQNNEMAVKLLADKINDLEAQAGKMATESENMFKASEDGITQVQGLKQQFNETSLISSKMSTAVKSLDARSNDISAIVKTISGIAGQTNLLALNAAIEAARAGEHGKGFAVVADEVKKLAEQTENSLKEISEIIQAMQTDTTNTVHLIDQVNQKVHLQDTSVTDTENAFSHIASIIANTFSNFDEIKKMMNDMVNEVTRMANNAEKLNSISQETAAGTEEVSASVEQTNASMEQLNALASELDALSQEMHKEIKKFTF
- a CDS encoding general stress protein, translating into MDKRIIGVYETGEEAIKAVESLQAQGYNREDISVVAKDKEELKSVNEETGTKVEEGLAAGAATGGILGGAAGLLAGVGALAIPGIGPVLAAGPLAATLAGAAVGAGTGGLAGTLIGMGIPEDEANRYEADVKSGKLLVLVDSDARKSSSSYSGITETDETLTNSRRTL
- a CDS encoding M20 family metallopeptidase codes for the protein MLIELLKDLVSIDSSSKEGANQAVDYCADWLKKQGITVNVIVNNGYKMLVSEIGSGDKTLIWNGHVDVVSGTPDQFFPEVHEGNLYGRGTADMKAGVAGMMCAFTDVKDKDLGLKIQLQIVSDEEIGGLNCSGYLAKHGYRGDFVICAEPTQLGIGLQAKGALRLDIEVSGKSAHGSRPWEGVNAIEKAYDLYQKIKELPFTRDHTPLYSSPSLNLAKIKGGDVYNKVPDACLLSLDIRYLPTQTMEEIIAQIESVTGTNVHLNMYSKPVKTEESDPFITLLRPIIERNTKQDAVIFGQHGSADTVFFAAYGIPAIEFGPKGENWHGDREYVNLESVAVYQKMLVDFASAFVLN